A window of the Microplitis mediator isolate UGA2020A chromosome 5, iyMicMedi2.1, whole genome shotgun sequence genome harbors these coding sequences:
- the LOC130667655 gene encoding pancreatic triacylglycerol lipase-like — protein sequence MSSDKRALLLTLVFIFLNIELNVNSLSQHPGSDFNSKNGSVRCFTRKSSIGRGIEWLFKSEIDKNQLDVKFFLTSRQYPNRVEVTLGNNFRLDQTDFRIDRRTVFIVHGFKSSGRKNWVDRMDTAFRLWNDVNVVIVDWGKYANTVNYYKAAEHVMPVGHKIVEFLSHVINATRDSTMNNNINELNWGPIHMVGHSLGAHICGIAANEFRKISTLWNVTRITGLDPARPCFLRSNISLVKTDANFVDVIHTHGKPSSQFSFGLQEPIGHVDFYPNGGKKQPSCSRNNKPWYAILFNPKSWIKQKTCSHGLSHMYFTESLIAAAYNAGKFWAHEWDRSAQRAIEIIHETCDENNCIEMGINAENYYDNNNTVLGTFFVITASSPPYYDVHANDLENLEAKITAGSFLK from the exons ATGTCAAGCGATAAACGTGCGTTACTCTTGACATtagtctttatatttttaaacattgaattaaatgttaatagtTTAAGTCAACATCCGGGCTCtgattttaattctaaaaatggAAGTGTGCGCTGTTTTACACGTAAATCAAGTATAGGTCGGGGAATTGAATGGTTATTTAAATCTGAAAtagataaaaatcaattagatgttaaattttttttaacatctcGACAATATCCCAATCGAGTTGAAGTAACTCTAGGAAATAATTTCCGATTAGATCAAACGGATTTTCGGATTGATCGTCGGACTGTTTTTATTGTACATGGATTTAAATCGAGTGGTCGTAAAAATTGGGTTGATAGAATGGATACAGCATTTCGATTATGG aatgatgttaATGTTGTTATTGTAGATTGGGGAAAGTATGCAAACACAGTTAATTATTACAAAGCTGCTGAACATGTGATGCCTGTAGGCCATAAAATTGTTGA ATTTCTATCTCACGTTATCAATGCAACGCGTGATTCTACTatgaacaataatataaatgaacTAAATTGGGGACCGATTCATATGGTAGGCCATAGTCTAGGTGCACATATATGTGGTATTGCAGCGaatgaatttagaaaaatatcaACACTGTGGAATGTCACTCGTATTACAGGATTAGATCCTGCCAGACCGTGTTTTTTAAGAAGCAACATTTCATTAGTTAAAACTGACGCCAATTTTGTTGATGTTATTCATACACATGGAAAACCTTCTTCACAATTTTCATTTGGTTTACAAGAACCCATTg gtcATGTTGATTTTTATCCTAATGGAGGTAAAAAACAGCCTTCTTGTAGTAGGAATAATAAACCTTGGTATGCAATTCTATTTAATCCTAAAAGTt GGATAAAGCAAAAAACATGTAGTCACGGTTTGTCACATATGTATTTCACAGAGTCACTAATTGCAGCCGCGTACAATGCGGGAAAATTTTGGGCTCACGAGTGGGACAGATCCGCTCAAAGAGCTATTGAAATTATTCATGAGACTTGTGATGAAAATAATTGCATTGAAATGGGTATTAATgcagaaaattattatgataataataatactgttctaggaacattttttgttattaccGCTAGTTCTCCGCCCTATTATG atgtACACGCTAATGATCTGGAAAATTTGGAGGCTAAAATAACAGCGGGTTCATTTTTGAAGTAG